In Drosophila bipectinata strain 14024-0381.07 chromosome 2R, DbipHiC1v2, whole genome shotgun sequence, one genomic interval encodes:
- the Khc-73 gene encoding kinesin-like protein KIF13A isoform X5 codes for MSSDKIKVAVRVRPFNRREIELGTKCIVEMEKQQTILQNPPTLEKIERKQPKTFAFDHCFYSLNAEDDNFASQETVFDCVGRDILDNAFQGYNACIFAYGQTGSGKSYTMMGSQESKGIIPRLCDKLFSAIANKSTPELMYKVEVSYMEIYNEKVHDLLDPKPNKQSLKVREHNVLGPYVDGLSQLAVTSYQDIDNLMTEGNKSRTVAATNMNAESSRSHAVFSVVLTQILTDQATGVSGEKVSRMSLVDLAGSERAVKTGAVGDRLKEGSNINKSLTTLGLVISKLADQTNGRKGGNDKFVPYRDSVLTWLLKDNLGGNSRTVMVATISPSADNYEETLSTLRYADRAKRIVNHAVVNEDPNARIIRELRHEVETLRSMLKHATGSPVGDVQDKLAESENLMKQISQTWEEKLVKTERIQNERQQALEKMGISVQASGIKVEKNKYYLVNLNADPSLNELLVYYLKDRTLIGGRSISGQQPDIQLSGLGIQPEHCVITIEDSGLYMEPVQGARCFVNGSAAVEKTPLQNGDRILWGNHHFFRVNSPKSNNTSMCASEPQTPAQLIDYNFARDEIMQNELSNDPIQTAIARLERQHEEDKQVALEKQRQEYERQFQQLRNILSPSTPYAPYAPYDPLRMGKITPNTPTSQMRVEKWAQERDEMFRRSLGQLKTDIMRANSLVQEANFLAEEMEKKTKFSVTLQIPPANLSPNRRRGAFVSEPAILVKRTNSGSQIWTMEKLENKLIDMREMYQEHKDRVMNGLPLVEPFSDDEYDDKDEENKPQDPFYESQENHNLIGVANIFLEVLFHDVKLDYHTPIISQQGEVAGRLQVEIERIAGQMPQDRMCESVSESSGDSRDEYDDPVDPTANQITCRVTIKCASGLPLSLSNFVFCQYTFWGHQEMVVPVINAESTAHDQNMVFKFEHTKDFTVSINEEFLEHCIEGALSIEVWGHRSAGFSKSKGWEVEQQQAKARSLVDRWAELSRKIELWVEIHELNDNGEYSPVEVTNRNEVLTGGIYQLRQGQQRRVNVRVKPVQNSGTLPIICQSIVNVAIGSVTVRSRLQRPLDSYQEEDLTVLREKWSEALGRRRQYLDQQIQMLIKKEEKNEQERERELSLVHQWVSLTEERNAVLVPAPGSGIPGAPASWEPPSGMEPHVPVLFLNLNGDDLSAQNTNDELSIAGINSILSKEHGHKFYTLQILQHLDKDVCCVASWDSSMHDSQALNRVTEANERVYLILRTTVRLSHPAPMDLVLRKRLSINIKKGQTLTDRLKKFRLVRGENAIWQSGVTYEVVSNIPKASEELEDRESLAQLAASGDDCSASDGETYIEKYTRGVSAVESILTLDRLRQNVAVKELETAHGQPLSMRKTVSVPNFSQKLMNKLTQIMRFDASMESLLNVGRSESFADLNNSALGNKFSPAGHGAGGASSGVIRNRHSFGGKGSSDDSPGKAFGIASPATTKLLGMRMTTLHEEPLGGHRSLDEEPEDSYSDSEYAADYEQERQQNRSFAGGRSRLTASKTMDSFMDVSNHSNQSYLSYTSSANSNMKHLTGLATLSMSSSTSSGYGSQAVSCNNLSNEDIASMRSMSIDETSDFDRINSNSPPNRQTRVNPFLKDMPKAKTQDPSEPQAKKLQETFTHPLELPKENAQSDEEEPEQLPKNNNNNNNVELVKPVEEPAIVEELEPQAAEPQTETQPELATDNQNGNKSAEEEVLKGEGIVTGELPAGKVVRRKKSNTQPPNNLNNNNTSNSTCEAPRVHHRASVAKMEGLAAYMDSSIMTSSTEIDDESKDVEITVPEWIVVGESVLIRPYNTSGVIRFVGVTEFQPGAWIGVELDTPTGKNDGSVKGIQYFQCKPKHGMFVRSDKLMLDKRGKAMRAYKAAEKSNSISKEMSSSMTRSKSRGESLNVAARK; via the exons ATGTCAAGTGATAAGATCAAAGTCGCGGTGAGGGTGCGACCCTTCAATCGTCGTG AAATCGAATTGGGTACAAAATGTATCgtggaaatggaaaaacaGCAGACCATTCTGCAAAATCCCCCCACATTGGAGAAGATCGAAAG aaaacaaccAAAGACATTTGCATTCGATCACTGTTTCTACTCGCTGAACGCCGAGGACGACAACTTCGCCTCCCAGGAGACGGTGTTCGATTGTGTGGGACGTGATATTCTGGATAATGCGTTCCAGGGCTACAATGCCTGCATATTTGCCTACGGCCAGACAG GCTCTGGCAAGTCGTATACGATGATGGGCTCTCAGGAGAGCAAGGGCATCATTCCACGCCTTTGCGACAAGCTCTTCTCCGCCATCGCCAACAAATCCACACCCGAGCTGATGTACAAGGTGGAGGTCTCCTACATGGAGATCTACAACGAGAAAGTTCACGATCTACTCGACCCGAAGCCCAACAAGCAGTCGCTTAAGGTGCGCGAACACAACGTCCTTGGTCCGTATGTGGATGGCTTGTCGCAGCTGGCGGTGACATCGTACCAGGACATAGACAACCTCATGACCGAGGGCAACAAGTCGCGCACAGTGGCGGCCACCAACATGAACGCCGAGTCCTCCCGCTCGCACGCCGTTTTCTCGGTGGTTCTCACCCAGATACTGACGGATCAGGCGACGGGTGTCAGTGGCGAGAAGGTGTCCCGCATGTCCCTGGTGGACTTGGCCGGCTCGGAGAGAGCCGTGAAAACGGGCGCCGTTGGCGATCGCCTGAAGGAGGGCTCCAACATCAACAA ATCACTGACCACGCTGGGCCTGGTCATTTCGAAGCTGGCCGATCAAACGAACGGCCGGAAAGGCGGCAACGACAAGTTCGTGCCCTACCGCGACTCGGTTCTCACCTGGTTGCTGAAGGACAACCTCGGTGGCAACTCCAGGACCGTGATGGTGGCCACCATTTCCCCCTCCGCCGACAACTACGAGGAGACCCTCTCCACGCTTCGCTACGCGGATCGGGCCAAGCGCATTGTTAACCATGCCGTGGTCAACGAAGATCCAAATGCCCGGATTATACGCGAGCTGCGGCACGAGGTGGAGACGCTGCGCAGTATGCTGAAGCATGCCACCGGCTCACCAGTGGGCGATGTCCAGGACAAGCTGGCCGAGAGCGAGAACCTGATGAAGCAGATTTCGCAGACGTGGGAGGAGAAGCTGGTCAAGACCGAGCGCATCCAGAACGAGCGCCAGCAGGCTCTGGAGAAGATGGGCATCAGCGTGCAGGCCAGTGGCATCAAGGTGGAGAAGAACAAGTACTACCTGGTCAATTTGAACGCAGATCCGTCCCTCAACGAGCTGCTGGTCTACTATCTGAAG GATCGCACGCTTATTGGCGGTCGAAGCATCAGCGGCCAGCAGCCGGATATTCAACTCTCCGGCCTGGGCATCCAGCCCGAACACTGTGTCATCACAATCGAGGACAGTGGCCTGTACATGGAGCCTGTCCAGGGTGCTCGTTGCTTTGTCAATGGCTCGGCTGCTGTGGAGAAGACACCGTTGCAGAACGGTGATCGTATTCTGTGGGGCAACCACCACTTCTTCCGCGTCAATTCGCCAAAGAGCAACAACACCAGCATGTGCGCCTCAGAGCCCCAGACTCCTGCCCAGCTGATCGATTACAACTTTGCCCGAGATGAGATTATGCAGAACGAGCTGAGCAACGACCCCATCCAGACGGCCATTGCTCGCTTGGAGCGCCAGCACGAGGAAGATAAGCAGGTGGCTCTGGAGAAACAGCGCCAGGAGTACGAGCGCCAGTTCCAGCAGCTGCGCAATATACTCTCTCCCAGCACACCGTACGCTCCGTACGCCCCCTACGACCCGCTGCGGATGGGCAAGATCACACCAAATACTCCCACCTCGCAGATGCGAGTGGAAAAATGGGCACAG GAGCGCGATGAGATGTTCCGGCGCAGTCTGGGCCAGCTGAAGACGGACATTATGCGGGCCAACTCCCTGGTGCAGGAGGCGAACTTCCTGGccgaggaaatggagaaaaagaCCAAGTTCTCGGTCACTCTGCAGATACCGCCGGCCAACCTGAGCCCCAATCGGCGGCGCGGTGCCTTCGTTAGCGAACCAGCGATTCTGGTGAAGCGCACAAACTCCGGCAGCCAGATCTGGACGATGGAGAAGCTGGAGAACAAGCTGATCGACATGCGCGAGATGTACCAGGAGCACAAGGACCGTGTCATGAACGGACTG CCCCTTGTAGAGCCATTCTCAGACGATGAGTACGACGACAAG GACGAGGAGAACAAGCCGCAAGACCCCTTCTACGAGTCGCAGGAGAATCACAACCTGATTGGAGTGGCCAACATATTCTTGGAAGTGCTCTTCCACGACGTCAAGCTCGACTACCACACGCCGATCATCAGCCAGCAGGGAGAGGTGGCCGGCCGGCTGCAGGTGGAAATCGAAAGGATCGCCGGCCAAATGCCGCAGGATCGCATGTGCGAGTCGGTGTCAGAGTCGTCGGGAGACTCCAGGGACGAGTACGATGATCCCGTGGACCCCACGGCCAACCAGATCACCTGTCGCGTGACCATCAAGTGCGCCAGCGGTCTGCCGCTCTCGCTCTCCAACTTTGTCTTCTGCCAGTACACCTTCTGGGGCCATCAGGAGATGGTGGTGCCGGTGATCAATGCAGAGTCCACAGCCCACGACCAGAACATGGTGTTCAAGTTCGAGCACACCAAGGACTTTACCGTGTCCATAAACGAGGAGTTCCTGGAGCACTGCATCGAGGGGGCGCTGTCCATCGAAGTGTGGGGCCACCGCAGCGCCGGCTTCTCCAAGTCGAAGGGCTGGGAGGTGGAGCAACAGCAGGCCAAGGCCCGATCTCTGGTCGATCGCTGGGCGGAGCTCTCTCGCAAGATCGAACTCTGGGTGGAGATCCACGAGCTGAACGACAACGGCGAGTACTCGCCCGTGGAGGTGACAAACCGCAATGAAGTCCTCACCGGTGGCATATACCAGCTGCGCCAGGGCCAACAGCGACGGGTCAATGTGCGAGTGAAGCCTGTCCAGAACTCAGGCACCCTGCCCATCATCTGCCAATCGATCGTGAACGTGGCCATCGGCAGTGTCACGGTGCGGTCCAGGCTGCAACGGCCCTTGGACTCCTACCAGGAGGAGGATCTCACAGTGCTGCGCGAGAAGTGGAGCGAGGCTTTGGGTCGGAGGAGGCAGTACCTGGATCAGCAGATCcagatgctgatcaagaaggAGGAGAAGAACGAGCAGGAACGCGAGCGCGAGCTGAGCTTGGTCCACCAGTGGGTGTCGCTGACGGAGGAGCGCAACGCAGTGCTGGTCCCAGCCCCCGGATCGGGCATTCCCGGAGCACCTGCCTCCTGGGAGCCCCCGTCCGGCATGGAGCCACATGTCCCGGTACTCTTCCTCAACCTCAACGGCGATGATCTTTCCGCGCAGAACACCAACGATGAGTTGTCCATTGCCGGCATAAACTCGATCCTTTCGAAGGAGCACGGCCACAAGTTCTACACCCTGCAGATTCTGCAGCACTTGGACAAGGACGTGTGCTGCGTGGCCAGCTGGGACTCGTCGATGCACGACAGCCAGGCCCTGAACCGCGTCACCGAGGCCAATGAACGCGTCTATCTCATCCTGCGGACCACGGTGCGCCTGTCGCATCCCGCTCCCATGGATCTGGTTCTGCGCAAGCGGCTGAGCATCAACATCAAGAAGGGCCAGACCCTGACCGATCGATTGAAGAAGTTCCGGCTGGTGCGGGGCGAGAACGCCATCTGGCAGAGTGGCGTTACCTATGAGGTGGTATCCAACATTCCGAAGGCCTCCGAGGAGCTGGAGGATCGCGAGTCACTAGCCCAGCTAGCGGCCAGTGGCGACGACTGTTCAGCAAGTGATGGCGAGACCTATATAG AGAAATACACTCGTGGTGTTTCGGCCGTGGAGAGCATACTGACCCTGGACCGACTCCGTCAGAACGTGGCTGTCAAGGAGCTGGAGACGGCCCACGGACAGCCGCTGTCTATGCGCAAGACCGTCAGCGTGCCGAACTTCTCGCAG AAACTCATGAATAAACTTACGCAGATTATGCGCTTCGATGCATCGATGGAGTCGCTGCTGAATGTGGGACGATCCGAGTCCTTTGCCGATCTCAACAACAGTGCCCTGGGCAACAAGTTTTCGCCAG CTGGCCATGGCGCCGGAGGAGCCAGCAGCGGAGTCATCCGCAATCGCCACAGCTTCGGTGGCAAGGGCAGCAGCGACGATTCACCTGGAAAGGCCTTTGGCATTG CTTCGCCGGCTACCACCAAGTTACTGGGTATGCGCATGACCACGCTGCACGAGGAGCCTCTCGGTGGCCACAGGTCTCTGGATGAGGAGCCAGAGGACAGCTACAGCGACTCCGAATACGCCGCCGACTACGAGCAGGAGCGGCAACAGAACAGGAGCTTCGCTGGAGGACGGTCTCGGCTAACGGCCTCCAAGACCATGGACTCGTTCATGGATGTGAGCAACCACTCGAACCAGAGCTACTTGAGCTACACGTCCAGCGCCAATTCAAATATGAAGCATCTGACTGGCTTGGCCACGCTGAGCATGAGCTCTTCCACCAGCAGTGGCTACGGCTCCCAGGCGGTCTCTTGCAACAATCTGAGCAACGAGGACATAGCTTCAATGCGTTCCATGAGCATTGATGAGACGTCAG ATTTCGATCGAATCAACTCGAATTCGCCACCCAACCGCCAGACACGTGTCAATCCCTTCCTTAAGGACATGCCCAAGGCCAAGACCCAAGATCCATCAGAGCCTCAGGCCAAGAAGCTGCAGGAAACGTTTACGCACCCATTGGAGCTGCCAAAGGAAAACGCACAATCCGACGAGGAAGAACCCGAGCAGTTGCcaaagaacaacaacaacaacaataatgttGAATTGGTCAAACCTGTAGAGGAGCCTGCGATCGTTGAAGAATTGGAACCGCAGGCTGCTGAGCCACAAACCGAAACACAACCAGAGCTTGCCACAGACAATCAGAACGGCAACAAGtcggcggaggaggaggtgctGAAGGGCGAGGGCATCGTTACCGGGGAGCTGCCCGCTGGCAAGGTAGTGCGACGCAAGAAGTCCAACACGCAGCCACCGAACAAtctgaacaacaacaacaccagcaacagcacaTGTGAGGCGCCGCGTGTCCACCACCGCGCTTCGGTGGCCAAGATGGAAGGCCTGGCCGCCTACATGGACTCCAGCATAATGACGAGCAGCACAGAAATCGATG ATGAGAGCAAAGATGTGGAAATCACGGTGCCCGAGTGGATAGTGGTTGGCGAGTCGGTGTTGATACGCCCCTACAACACCAGCGGTGTCATACGCTTCGTTGGCGTCACAGAGTTCCAGCCGGGTGCCTGGATTGGCGTGGAACTGGATACCCCGACCGGCAAGAACGATGGCAGCGTGAAGGGTATTCAGTATTTCCAATGTAAGCCGAAGCACGGCATGTTCGTGCGCTCCGACAAGCTGATGCTGGACAAGCGCGGAAAGGCGATGCGGGCGTACAAGGCCGCTGAGAAGAGCAACAGCATCAGCAAAG AGATGAGCAGCTCGATGACTCGATCGAAGAGCCGCGGCGAATCACTAAATGTGGCGGCGCGAAAATGA